In Microvirga sp. 17 mud 1-3, the genomic window TCGAGGGCGAGGAGAGAAATGACGATGCCGAGAAACGCAAGCCACATCCAGAGAGGCTTGCCGAGCCAGCCGGCGAGGAGAACTTCGAGCATGACCGAACCCATGTGTTGAACCCGTCGGTTCCGACATCACGAATGCGTCCCGCATCCGCCAGAGGGGCCCGGTCACCGACCGTTCCTAAGTGGGAAGGGCTGTCGCCAGGATCAAGGCCCCGTCCGATAAGCCTCTTGAAACCAATGGGCACCATGGCGCTTGACGAGGCGAGCCGATCTGCTTGCATGGGCGGATAACGAATAACGACAGGCCGGAACCGGCAGGGCAGAGGAAGGCCCGCCATCCAGGACCGAAACCAGAGGAGGAAGTGACGTGATGTCCCGGAAGGGTGCAGCCAAGCTGAGAGGGTGGATCGCGGGAATTGCCGCAGGGCTCGCCGCGCTTTGCGCCTCCGCTGCCGTGCAGGCGCAGACGCCCATCCGGTTCAGCCTGGACGGGCGCTGGGAGGGCACGGCCGCTCCCTTCGCGGTGGCGATGGAGAAAGGCTACTTCAAGGCCGAAGGTCTCGACGTCACCATCGAGCCCTCCGCCGGCTCGCGCGAGGCCTTGATGCGGGTAACGGCGGAGAATTTCGAGGCTGCCGTCGCCGACGTGAACGGCTTGGCGCGCCTTTTGCACGACAAGCCCGAAACCGGCGCGATCGCCGTCATGATAATCCAGGACCGCCCGGCCTACGCCATCGTCGGGCGAAAGAGCCGGGGTATTTCGACGGATCTTGCGAGCCTCCAGGACAAGAAGTTCGGCGCTCCGCAGGCGGATGCCGCCTATGCCATGTGGCCGGTGTTCAAGATGGCGAACGCCATCGACGATTCGAGCATGACGTTCGAGAATGTCGGTATGGCCGTCCGCGAGCCGATGCTGGCACAGGGGGAGGTCGATGCGGTCTTCGGCGCGGCGACCACGTCCTACATCAATCTCAAGTCCCGGGGCGTGCCCGTGG contains:
- a CDS encoding ABC transporter substrate-binding protein yields the protein MSRKGAAKLRGWIAGIAAGLAALCASAAVQAQTPIRFSLDGRWEGTAAPFAVAMEKGYFKAEGLDVTIEPSAGSREALMRVTAENFEAAVADVNGLARLLHDKPETGAIAVMIIQDRPAYAIVGRKSRGISTDLASLQDKKFGAPQADAAYAMWPVFKMANAIDDSSMTFENVGMAVREPMLAQGEVDAVFGAATTSYINLKSRGVPVEDIVTLLMSEHGVEAYGSAVVVSEKFAKDNPEAVKGLLRAILRGFKDTAKDPEGTVETVLVRNDLARKDVELERLRMALDQNILTPWVKENGIGGIDQERFAKALDQMSAALEYKTKPKAEDLFTDAFLPPAEERKIAP